In Aegilops tauschii subsp. strangulata cultivar AL8/78 chromosome 3, Aet v6.0, whole genome shotgun sequence, one genomic interval encodes:
- the LOC141020806 gene encoding protein STRICTOSIDINE SYNTHASE-LIKE 10-like, with protein MDQCCCYIRAASSLDLSIKPSHPAQVLINQESKSQGDNQQIDNNMGCSMSRLLKTTVTLIILVLLLMPGALAATSFDASRSQQLPLPRGTVHGPESVAFDGQGQGPYSGVSDGRILKWNGEKLGWTTYAYGPGYDSRTCTPSKFSPETETARESRCGRPLGLRFNQKSGDLYVADAYKGLMRVAPGGGEATVLVNQVDGFPLHFTNGVDVDQVTGQVYFTDSSMNYQRSQHEMVTRTGDSTGRLMRYDPRTSDVTVLQAGMTYPNGVALSADRTHLVVASTGPCKLLRHWIKGVNAGTSEPFADLPGYPDNVRPDTKGGYWVALHREKNELPFGRDSHRLAVRIGNDGKIVEEMRGPKKVRPTEIMERANGKIYLGSVELPYVGVVKRK; from the coding sequence ATGGATCAATGCTGCTGCTATATAAGAGCAGCCTCCAGCTTGGATCTCTCCATCAAACCAAGCCATCCAGCGCAGGTGCTTATTAACCAAGAGTCCAAGAGCCAAGGAGACAACCAGCAGATCGACAACAACATGGGGTGCAGCATGAGCCGCCTCCTCAAGACCACCGTCACGCTGATCATCCTCGTCCTTCTCCTCATGCCCGGGGCCTTAGCCGCCACTAGCTTCGATGCCTCACGAAGCCAACAGCTGCCGCTGCCGCGTGGGACGGTCCACGGGCCGGAGAGCGTCGCCTTCGACGGTCAAGGCCAGGGCCCCTACAGCGGCGTCTCTGACGGCCGGATCCTCAAGTGGAACGGCGAAAAGCTAGGATGGACTACCTATGCATATGGACCCGGCTACGATAGCAGGACGTGCACACCGTCCAAGTTCAGCCCGGAGACTGAGACTGCCAGGGAGAGCCGCTGCGGCCGTCCGCTCGGCCTACGGTTCAACCAGAAATCGGGTGACCTCTACGTGGCCGACGCATACAAGGGGCTGATGCGGGTTgcgccgggcggcggggaggCCACCGTGTTGGTCAACCAGGTTGACGGTTTTCCTCTGCACTTCACCAACGGTGTTGACGTCGATCAAGTTACGGGTCAGGTCTACTTCACCGACAGCTCGATGAACTATCAAAGGTCGCAGCATGAGATGGTCACTCGCACTGGGGACTCGACGGGCCGCCTCATGAGGTACGACCCACGGACATCCGATGTCACGGTGCTCCAGGCGGGCATGACGTACCCCAACGGCGTCGCGCTCAGCGCCGACCGCACTCACCTCGTGGTCGCATCTACCGGACCATGCAAGCTGCTGAGGCATTGGATCAAAGGGGTCAACGCAGGCACATCGGAGCCTTTTGCCGACCTGCCCGGCTATCCAGATAACGTGAGGCCCGACACCAAAGGAGGCTATTGGGTGGCGTTACACCGCGAGAAGAATGAGTTACCCTTTGGTCGTGATAGTCATCGTCTCGCTGTCAGGATCGGTAACGATGGGAAGATAGTCGAGGAGATGAGAGGGCCAAAGAAGGTGAGGCCCACCGAGATTATGGAGAGAGCAAATGGCAAAATCTACTTGGGTTCGGTAGAGCTTCCTTATGTCGGCGTTGTTAAGCGCAAGTAG